The following DNA comes from Paenibacillus crassostreae.
CCCGCGGCTACCCCAGTATCCTCAAGACCATTAGTCTCTGACGAATCTGACTCCACCACAACCTCACATTTCACATCCGGCTCTAAATTAGTCAGAATCTTTGGGTCTGTCCCATCAGCTAATTCCAATGTGATATTGCTCGCATCGAATGCTTCACAAGTACCCGCATTTTTAAACAAAAAGACAAGCTGCGCATCCTTTACTTCACTATCTTCCGTATGTTCCACTTGATCTGCATATACCACGACATCTTCCGAGATGCTTTCATCTACTGGCGGCACCACCGGAGGTGTTGGGTTCACGACGACCTTCTCTTTATCGAATATACCCGTTGCCTTAAGTCCATAGAAACCACCAACCAGAACAATTAATACCACACCTACCACCATACACATCTTAACCAACTGCCGACTATTGCGACGCAGGAACTTCATGAATGGTGATGACAATTCTAGCTCTGCCTTGGCATATACCGCTTTAAGTTTCGGATTCACTGATGTGAAGTATTTCTTAACCACATCTTTCTTTTTAAAGGCGTCACGATCCATGTTTTTGAAATAAAAAATAATAGCTGAAGCATACGCTGGAATCAGACCTCGCCCCGCTGCAAACATCTGTTGCGTCGCAGACCATTGAAAGAATGAATAGATATCTTCATGATCCTGAACATTTCTATGAATAAAGTTGATCAGACCTGGATAATTCACTCCAGCTTGTCCACCTTGATAGAAAGCTAACGCCAACCGGCCGAATTGCGCTGGAACAATCTGATTCTGTAACCATTGACGACCCAACTGCTGTACACGGTCTAACTCCATCGGACTAAGTCCATCAAATACACTCTCATCTGGTTGATCATGACTAAACCAAGCATAAGCTGCCAGCATCACCGCTACCTGTGACTTAATCCGAGTATCGAATTTAGAAGCCCATTGCTTCACTTCACTTTGCTCTTGCAGGAAATCAATCTTCAAAAGTTGTTCTCTTGGCAATGTATCCAAGTCTAGTTCTGTTAATAGGAATAGATTCGCCACATATGCAAGTTGATCCATAACCGTATAATCAGGCGCAACCGCATTGTGTCCTGGTCCTTGTGGCTCCCAATCTTCCTCAATCTTAAGCTGCTGCTTCAATAGAGCATTCACCGCGGTTACGGGTTCCGACTCCTTACGGAGTTTCACGGACAACTGCGACTTCGCCTGATCAACAAAATAGGTATTTCGGGTCACGATAGGATGGTTTTTCCCCCATACCCCTACTAATTGCATCACATCTCTAGCTTTAGGTGCATGGTGTAACTTTTCCAGAATATACGGTTCAAACAATGATTTTTCGAAGCCACTACTCAATACCATATCAAAGAATGCCTTACTCAACTTGGGACTACTCTCAATCACTTTATAAAAGGAAGCAACAGCCTCTTTACGTTTCGTGGATGCGGCATGGCTAATGGCAACCATGAGATAGGTGACGATTTTACCTTCATTATGTTTACCACAGATACCATAGTAATCTCTGAAAGCTTCCACGATGCCCAAATCCGGTACTTCTCCTTGCTTGATAAGATCGAATTCCTGATCAAAGCGAGCGAGAAAAATATCATTCAACCGCACTTTACTCGTCATCGCTCCGGGAAGAGACAAATACTCCAACAAGCCATGTAACACCATGTTTTTATTATTAATAAAAAGCGATTCATTGCCTTCCTCGATCTGGAAGAACACCGCCAAATCATTATAGCTAGATACAGACGTCTGACGTATATGGTTCATATCCGATAGCATCAACTCAGCGAAAGAGTAGAAATGCTCTGCACGTTCAGGACGATTAAGATTATGCCAAGCAAAATCGAAATAAGGTTGCTTTATGAGTTCATTTTCACCATTCGTCACACGCTTCGCTACTAGATCAAATGTAAAATCTTTTTCGATATTCCGATCCCCAGGACGTAGACTACCACGCTCTACGAACATGACATGAATCCCTTTTTTGCTCTGAGGCTCTTTAGAAAACGTTAAGAATCCCAGCATTTTACGAAAAGCATACGGAATATTAGCATATATAACCTCTAGCAGTTGCTTCGCAAGCGTAGATATCTGTTCTGCTGGTACATCTAGTGAGATATACACCTTTTTCTTACCCGTAACTGATGTCATCACTGCAAATAAGAGCTGTTTAAACATCCTCTCATCTATATTCAGCGTATTCAGTAGCGCCACAACATCCGTTCTAATAGGAGGGCTTGCAACTGGCAAAGAGCTCAGCTCGGGTAGATCCTGTCCCTGTTCAATATCATAGTTGTCGATGAAATCAGCATGAAGCCAAGCGCTGTAATGGTTAACAATCTCATCTAAACGTTCACTAGGAATAATATAGTTATGAGTAAAAAAAGCACTCCGAAGCCCCGTGAAATCTGCGGATTGATATGTACTCCGTCCAATGATCGTCTGGTCATTATCGTTATGGACTAGATGCAGGGCATCCGGATACAACGTCGTATCCTTTTCCCCACGTGCAGATAATTCGGCGGGTGCGTCGTATGCGCAGAATGGATGGAGTGTTTTTTTGATAAAAGAATGATCTAACCCCTTCGATCTCGCGATCGTGTCAAATCCTTCTGTCGAACGAAAAATCCCCCGCCGCTCTCGTGTATACAATTGTTGTTGAATAGGTTGGGGAGTCGAATTCTCCACTATTCCTCTCTCCCCTCAATGTACATTAATTGATAGAGTAGCCAAATGAATGGTTCATCCACCCGAATCGGGCTAGCCACCCCTTGTAATTTCTGATTAACCGGATTGCTTCCTAGGGCCGACACGGCAAAATACGCAGTATTGGAAAAATACACATCCATCGTTCCCTTAAACGGTCGATCAACTTTCTCAATAAATCGGCGAATTTCCCCATCTATATTCTCGAATTCCGTCAAGTTAAGCCATTTACGATGCACCATATTGTTAAATACATTACTATTCGACTTAATATATTCCCCCTCTTCATCTTTCAATGAATGGAGCATATCACTCTTCGTCAGAACGACTGCTGTCGGAATATCTGTTTTACTCTTATCTTGATAGGCAATAAAGTCACCGAACATTGTCAGAACGACATCCCGTGGCTCATCATATTGTGACACCCATGCATTCTCCGAATCGCCAAATTGCATACGGATCTTCTCACGAATCGAGCGAATCTGCAGAGGATCAACCATGAATAAAATTCCCGAGGAATTCTTAATATGCTGACCATGCAGCCCTAGATAATCTTGATCGACCATACCTTCACCCGCTACATCAAAGAACACCAGTGTCAGCGGAGGCTTCGATTCATCTTTAAATACAAATTGGAAAATAAATGGTTCCTGCATCTTCTCCTTCTGGGTAGAAGCTAGCAGATCACCCCGTTCGAACAGCGGTTCTTCGTATAACGTGCGGAACTTGCGGCTGATCTCCGCATTTAATGGCATACACGCAGCATCGAAATGATCTGCTGTCGTATTCTGTAGTGTATGTATCAACGATGTCATGTACACCGATTTACCCACTTGAGATGCACCGACGATAGAGATAATATTACTCGGTACTTTCCCCGAGGTCACAGGCAATTCATTATGACATTTCGGGCATAATCTTCTGCGGGTGACCACACCATAACGATCATTTAATCCAACAAGCACGTTATCCGAATAGATCTGATGTTCTTCTGGAATATCATTAGGATGAATAATCGCTTCTATATCATCGACGGTATCGAGTCCGAAACGTTCGCGGTACCGATTCAGTTCATCATCTTCACCTAATGCATAGTTCTCATCATCTTCACGATGGTGACCCGCACGGAACACAACTTCATCAGGTGCGAATTTCTCGAAACAATACGGACATACGATGTCATAGAATAGTGGCTTGGGTTGTTGTGGTGGTTTCTTTTTGAACATATCGAAAATTCCCATGTTATCCCTCCCGAAATTTTTTGAAGAGCTATACTTCTCTGATTATTCTTCGTTTCAAAAAATCGCATCGTAAGCATAATCTAAGTTTTGCTTTAGTACAGGTTAACCATAACGTGGCCGCTACGGTAACGGATTGTTCTTACGATCGCTGTTGAGCTCAGTTTTCTTGATTATATAAACCCCTTAGAGGTAGAAAAATGATCTCAAAGGCGACCACTCCGTTTCTTCAGAACAATTCCGTTCCCTTCGCTACTTCTCAGCATTAATCATTATTGCCAGCAAGCTCTTAATATTGTCTAGATAAAATTCGTTTAATAATGTTAAGCTCCCTCGTGAGGTTACTCACTTCTCAAAACTCACCTCGTAAGAGCTAACTAATAATTTTGCTCCATGTTGTGCCTTGAGGTTCTAAAAGTATCTGGATTACTTTTATCACATGATTTAGAGCACTTAGATCACTTAGATCAGCTAGATCACTTAGATCACCTAGATCACCTAGATCACCTAGATCACATGAATCACTTAGCGTAGCTTTAGCATTAATTCACTTAATTCACTTCCACCATCCCGCCTACTCCGGCATTAATTCGTACAATTGTCCGTATTTGGGGCCGTCGGTGAAGAATATTCGTACGAAGTCATTTTTTCCCACCTCAATCTCAGGCAAGGTGTTTCTACCTGGGTTAAAATGTTGTACGAATGGGTAGACGGTGCCGTCGGTTTTATTGGATGGGTAGCTGCCCTCTTTCTTCACGTAGCATAGAATATCTTTGGATATAGGGACTTCTGTGGTTACCCTCATTTGGATTGTTTTATATTTCTGGAATAGAGCTCTCTTTTGTTTCAAAGAATACATAATCCGCGCTTTGCCCGTGTTAATCTGCTTGCGGTTCTGTCCATCTTCTTGAAGAATAAGAACAGGTTCGCCTTGATCCATCGAGCAAGCAAATACCGTATACACCCATCCGCCGACACCCTGAGTTCGATCATGATATCCATTGTTCGCTTTATACTCATCTCTGGTATATAGCTTCAGATTTTCAATAGCTGGTTGGTCCAGTACATCCTGATCTGACGCTACGCGGTAGATGTAGACCGCTTGAACCCCATCTGGCCAGAACCAACGTAGGGTACAGCGATCATCCTTCACTTGATGCACCAACTCACGTATGACTGGGGCCGATGAGTCCGCATCCATATATTGCAATTCTACTCACCTCCAACCTTTTAGAATCCCTTACTACTATTTGTCTTTCGTCGAGATCCATCTGTAATCACTCCTGCATGCCCTGGTCGATGTCTACCTTCTTGCAGTAGTCCATTCTCCTTGATAGGGATAACCCACGTGAAGAGTACCATCAGACCTGCTAAGATGAGACATGCCAACAATCGAAGGATGCCATCCTCAGGCGATTGCCCAGACAACCCTGATTCTAGGATTAATCCTGCGATCAATCCAGCAACACTACCGCCAACACCAAAACTCCGTGCTAAATAACGATTATCAAATACTAGACCTAGCGATAAGCCTATTGCTGTACCGATCAGAACAAATGATATTACTCGTAAAATCATATAATAAGAACTGTCTTGCATTGGGCCAGTTCGTTCTGTTAAGAGCGTGCGATCTCCGATTCTGTCATATATATTCTGGAATGCTAGAGATAGATTATCTACATTGTCTACATCAATATACTGACCGTTCGTCCGAATCGCTATCTCATTTAATAATCTAGAGCCATCCGAATTAATAGAACTCATCCCAACCGCATTAATGACAATACCTAGATCCTGATACTCAACTAATGCGGTATTCATATCCATCTCACTGAAACCATCAGATAGCAGAATCACCATCGTCCCACGTGAACCCTCTTTATATTCCTTGATATGTTCTAGGGATGTCTGCAGAGCTAGAGCAATATTCGTTCCACCATCCATCGCCTCAAGTGTATCTAACGTTGTATATATCTCATTTTTCACAGCAGTATCTTTTACCAATGCAAAAGGTTGAACTAATCTCGCTTCATCACTGAATTCAACAATAGCCACGCGCTTATCGCTGTTCATCTGTCCGATCAGACTTTTAGCAGCTTCATATCGTCCGTTATCCGGATCTGTCTCACGCATGCTACCAGAGTTGTCGATCACTAGTACAATATCTTTGACCGGCTTCGCACCGCCTATATTCAGTCCGTATACTAACTCAAGCAGAAGTCCCGCTGCGAATAACATGATTAGCGTTGCTGGCACCAGTAACTTCCAAGAGGAACTTACATACCGTTGTCTCCACGAGGGCCCATTCAGTCGCGGATTAACCATTTCAGCAATGAGACACATCAGACCAATAGAAAAGGCTAATATCCCACAATATAAGCCCACGATCACGATTCTTGGTATATCCCCATACAGACTATTCAACATAATTTCCCCAGCTACATAACCTATCGCGCCACCGATCAGGCTGAATATTAACATGATCATATTTACTTTACGTTGCATTTTTTTCAAACACCCTTTCCACTTATGGGAATTCATTTCACTTATCGAAGCTCTGGAAGTATGTTGGGATCTAGACCATGGAATTCATACCCATTCTGCAGATATGTTTCATAGTACAATTTACCATTGCGGTAATACATTAAATCTTCAATGTGGAAGCCGCCCATTAAGTTTAACTTCTCGACTCCACTGCTCCGCTTCTCATGAACATAACCCAATTTGTAGATACGTGATGTCTCATCCGCACCGAGGGAGTAGCGAATAAACTCGCTTTCCGAATCCCCGAAGAAATACTTCTCTTCATAACGATGCTCCTGTGTATAGTCCAACAATCTTAAATTAATCGCTGCGTGCTCCTCTAATGTGCGATATAACTTTTTGAATAAATCGTCCTTAGTCAATACTTGTTTATTATTATAGTCGATCGTCACATTCGCACGGCGAAGCAATTCTTCTTCAAACGTCTGCGCGAATGGCTCAGCTGTTAATATATTATTACGACATATCTGGGTCAGCTTAGATACCCAATGCTCTATTCCCGCTTCTAGCAGTTGCGTCACATTCCCTAGATAACGATCTTCGAAAAATACTGCCGCACCCCGTTTGTTCTCAATATCACGTACAACCTTCTCGGTCACTTTGTCATAATATTCTAAAATATTCTGTCCGATATAATCGTCTGCTGTTGTGATACTCTCCACAGCTACTGTATATAGAGTTCCTTCAAGGCGCTCCATCTGTTCTACTTGGCGCTTGTAATGTTGATGTATCCGCCCTAATTCATCCTCAACCCTTTGATAAAGCCTAAGCTCTGTTTCAAGTTGGAGTATATATACCTTTCGGCGGTAGACCGTATCTACCAAATAACGAATAAAGCTACGCAAGTTATGTTTATCCATCAGCGGAATACGCGGAAAGGACTGTTCCTCCACAATTCCTTGGTAGCATAACCCAAGTTCAGCTTTAGCTGATTCAAGTTCCTTCACCTTATCCCGAATGCTTGCCCGCAGATCACTCACGATACTACCTGACTGGTCTAAGTCTGCACTCCATGCTGCAACCTGGAAGAACCCAATCTGCGGATAGTCCAACATTTGCTTCTTCACCCTCAGAGCCATTTCGTTGCCTATCCCAATTTGGTCGTTATGGGCCTGAATTTCACGTGTATAATTATTGCGGAAATACGTCTCACAACCCTCACCATATAGTGCATGCTCGGCTTCAAGGAGCGACATCCGCTTCAAGGAGTTAAAGCTCATCTGATGCATCATAATTCCTGTCATCTCTTCAATTTTGCCATCGTCTGGCATCATCGACTTTACCCGCTGGGATAGCTCAAGTGGATCAATTCCAAAGAAAGCTAATTTCTCTTTGTTATTCAATTGTACGCCATTCTTCATACGAAGAACCATCTGTTTATAGAAGTGATAGAGTACGGTTAGTGCAATGGACTGGTTGGGACGTTTTACTCTAGAGAAACCCGCAGATACGAACCCCTCACGACCAGAATCAGACTTAATGTTACTCTTAAAAGACATATTATTGTAAAGCCGATTGCTTGATTGATGCTGCATATCCTTCTGCTTACGGTTCTTCAGTAGATTAATATGACAAATAATCTCATAGTTATCCTGCATCTCATCAAATGAAGAAATCCCCCGCTCATTCCTGTCCGATAGCAAATATACAAGTTCAAAAAGAGGAGACGGTGAATGGACTACAGGCATAGATATGCCATCCTCCGTCACATGGAGATTGGCTGTGAACGTATAATCACTCTGTTGCATATGCTCCAGTTCACGAAGAAAAGCTACACCTACAGAATAACTATAACCGAAGGTTTCTACCTCCTTCTCGCTAATCAACCCGTATAAATCCATCTGTACAGACTTAAAGGATTGATTAAAGATGGACTGGGATAAAAGAGATATTTCCGGTATGAACACATTAAGCGGGTCATCGACCCGCGTAATGAAAGAAAGATGAATTCGGTCGAATGATGAATACATCCGTCCAAAATCCGCTATGTTATGGCTAACCTTTCGCAGAATTCGATTCAATTCGATTAAATGTCGATTATCCTCGTAGAACCTGGTGTAAAGCTCTTTACGCGTTTTTTTGACACCATCTTTTGCGTCTGCATTTGCTGTTGAATTTGCTGTCGCATCTGTCGGATGAGGCAGCTCGAATCGAAGAAGGCGAGCGTGAGTCACTTGATCCATACCCTTAGCCCCGTTGTTCGTTGGCACACTAGATTGTGAGACGGGATGAGGACTCGAGTAACCTTCCGACGAATGCACTTGAGGAACTTGAGGATCATCCTTCTCAGACGCAATATGAATGTACATGACGCCTGCGCTGTTATCCCACTTCTTATCATGGATATCCATGATCGGTGCAATCGCCTCTGACACCTTATCACCAATAAAGACGAATACCGCAGGATAATGGATGCTGCTCTGATCATCTTCTCTTCCATTCAGTTTATCTTCAGCGATCGCATAATCCATAGCGAATTTCTTCAGCATTTCTTTCATGATTATTTCAACTTTCTACGAATATCGTTTAATTTAGATAACATTTGCTTGTAGAACTGATACAACTCTTCTCCATTCGCAAGTTCAATCTTCTCATATTCCAATTGATCTCGACCATTAAGGAACATTTCATACAACTCATCGAGTTTCGCAATAAGTCCTGATATATCTTCGGATGCGGTTAACTCCGTACCTCGACGAGTAGCTTTGCGAAGCAATGTACTCTTGTTCTTCTCGTCCAGTCTGCGGAAATGTTCAAACACATCAAACTCAACATAATTCTGACTCTTCATCAGATTAGCAAAAGGTTCCCAAGCTTCTTCCTCCGGATCACGATCATAGACATAAAGCGCACCCTTCTTCGTTATCGTATCGGTATAGAGCGCTTCAATGAATTGATCAAACCATTTCTCATCATCTTCATGCTGATTCATCAATTGTTCGAATTCAGTTGCCTTTGCGTTAATCATGACATACTTAGCTAGCTCTTCGCGAACACTCACTATTAATTCAGGGGAGCGAATGAGATTTTCCTTGGCTAAATCTTCAGAAATACTACCAAAGATATCTTTGCTAGATACTCGTTCAAGTCCTTGCGAGAGAAGGCGCTTCAACTCATTCCATGCTCGCTTCACTTCACCGAGATTCGGTTTAGGAGATTCTAATTGTAGATCATATCCACGAAGATACTCGGATAGATCGAATGGCTTCGTCATCACAACCGCAAAGCGATTACTTGTATTCTGGTCGATATCCTTCTCCATAATAACTTTCAACGACATAGCCTTCTCAAATTCAGACCGTACACGAGCATTATAAGATTGAACACGGGTATTCAAATAAGTATCGCCCCATGATCTCTCAGGAATTGGCGAAGGGAGATAAGTCCAGTTCGCTTTATCCGTCTGTACTAAATGACGTCCAATACCCTCTTTATCAAGGATGGTTCGTTCATAGCTTTCCTCATAGACTTTGAGTGGTGTATAGACGAACAACGGCACCCCATTCTTCGTGTTCAACCAGAAAATACGGTTCTTCACTTGGCTTTCTTTCACTGTAAAATGTGACCTGCCCACGGAATTATCCTGATAGTTACGAATTCCTTTGAGTATACTCGGTGCTCCAACAGGGACGGATACAAACCCCCATGAAGGGAAATATAAATTGCCTGAGCTATTACTCAAATGGAATACAGGAACGGCTTCTTCATCGAGTTTACCTGCGATATTACGCTCCACAAGCTTCTCAATAGATTCATCGTTTCCATACTTCATAACCAAGAAGTCTTCCATTGATCGAGTAATCAAGTCACCAAATTTATCTCCTAAGAATTCTGAAATAGAGCTTATGATATCAACTTCTTGCTCTCTTACCCATTGATTGGAATGATTTAGAAGTTCAAGTGTAAAGTCACGAATAAGGTCATCTACATCTTTATTCTCCATCATTTTACCAATGACTTTTGAAATGTCAGGCACACTTACTAGATTCCAATAGTATGTTTTATTGCCTTTATGATCGGCCTGCTCGTCACCTTGAATCAGAATCTCACCATTTTTGGCGAAAATAGTATTTAATGCATTTAATATTTCAGTATATACGTTATAAATGCGGTTATTCTCATTGTTCAACAATTCATATAAATCCTCGTAGAATTCAATCATTTGCTCTGTGCGTTCTACATCCGCTTGAATCCAGAATTCATTGATCTTCGCTTCGATATAAATATTCTTCTTCTTATCTCTAGAGACGAATGCGCTTTTCGCATCACCAAGTCTTTCATTGGCTTGCTCACTAGCTGCTTCAATATCTCTAGGGATACGGTGAAGATTCTCACGAAGTGTCTCAATATAGGAAAGTAACATTTTGAGCAGACTAAAGCCTTTTTCCGTATAGATCAACCGTGATACATAGAATGGTCCTTGTTCTGGATGTAGGAATATTCTACGGATCTGATCGGTGAATTGCTCTATGATCTCACCTGGTAACTGTTTTTTAGCTTTAATATACTCTTCTCGGGCACGTGCTAAGAAATTCTGTTCCAACTCTGTATCCATGTTGATGACCTGATTCTTCACGACATTGCTGTAACTTAGACGCTCACTGTTCTCATACCCAGGGAGTGGCTCAGGAACACGAGATTCGAAGGTCTTAACCATCGTATCCAGATCAATCCCTAGTTTACGGGCGAATGTCTCCACATCATCTTGGCTAGGAGCCTTCTCGAACATCTTCTCCATTTTGCCAAATAACCGGAATGCTAAGTATGTCGTCATCTCTTCAATTGGCAACACTGCGGAAGAAGCACCAATAATGTTATATTCATAGTTCGCCGGATACATCTTGTTCATCTGCGCGATGTTCGTACGAATATTACTAATATAGTCATGAATTGCGAATTCCTCGCCAGAGGCTTTCTCTTCACTTGCCATGAAGTTCGTTATGTTCTCAGCTGTAACATTCATACAGTAATCATAGGCATTCTCAAGTAGTTTGCCTTCCATATTTGTCGCTGAGATCAGATGACAAAGATTAAACGGTGGCAATGGTGAATTAACCGTTAGAATATTTCCATAACGTTGCTGGAATCGTTCACCACGACTGTCCACATTCATCCAATAATCAAGTTCCTTCAATGCAGCATAACCATTCTTTTTAATATACTCCCGGGTATGTTCACTCAAGCTCTTATTCGATAAGTTAATATCTGGCGTAAACAAATAACCGAGTGTGTTCACACGGTCAATACCAGCTGAACCATGGTCGCGCTCGATAATCCCTCGTACAATATAGGCGATATCTAAGAAGCAACCACTTCCTGTACCCCCAGACAATCCCGTAAGCATGAACACCATCAACTTCTTGTTCGTACCCACTGATAACGTCTTAATCTTCTTATCGATCGCTTGCACGACCTGATTAATCTTCGTGAATAATAGTAATCGACCCGCTTGACGAACACCGGCAGCACCGTTCATGCCATCCGTAATACTCATCTCAGGAGATAACCAATCGGTAATATACGGTTCTAGCACACTGCGATTCTGCAATAACCCACCAATCTCCGCATTGGATAGTAGTACGAACTCATTGATCGGATCGAGTCCAATCCCCTTATACTTCTTGCCACGATCTTGTTCATTCGTTTCAAATGCTAGAAATTCTACATTATCGGGCTTATCCCGTTTCTTCTTAGAAGATGGATCTTCAGGCAACTTAAATCTACGATTAATTTGGTATTTCAATCGTAGTAACGCATCAATCCCCGTACCTCCAAGCCCAATAATAAGAATCGGATTATCAATCGTATCCACCCGAATCTTATCGCTGACAATCCCTCCACCTAATGAAACATCCAATTGCTGAATATGCTCTCTAACTACTGGTTTCATTTGTATCCTCCTAAAAGCTTTACGAAGTAAAGCTCGCTTCGTAAGCATTATCTTAGCTACCATAATTCGTTTGGAGGCCGCTACGGTGCTGGATTGTCCTTACGATCGCTGTTGCCCTCAGATTTCTTGATTGTAAACCGCTGTTAGCGGTAGAAATCCCAGGGCAAGCATATGCTCTCGAAGTAGTTTTCCTACGGAAACCTTTTAGGCGAGCGCTCCGCTTCTACAGGACAATTCCATCCCCTTCACTACGTCTCCGTTGTCCATAATTCAGTCCAAAAACTTACACCAAATACTCGATCATAATGGTCTTATCTACATTTTGTAGCGGAAGAGTGATTCTATCGCTACCTTTAATTTCT
Coding sequences within:
- a CDS encoding vWA domain-containing protein — its product is MQRKVNMIMLIFSLIGGAIGYVAGEIMLNSLYGDIPRIVIVGLYCGILAFSIGLMCLIAEMVNPRLNGPSWRQRYVSSSWKLLVPATLIMLFAAGLLLELVYGLNIGGAKPVKDIVLVIDNSGSMRETDPDNGRYEAAKSLIGQMNSDKRVAIVEFSDEARLVQPFALVKDTAVKNEIYTTLDTLEAMDGGTNIALALQTSLEHIKEYKEGSRGTMVILLSDGFSEMDMNTALVEYQDLGIVINAVGMSSINSDGSRLLNEIAIRTNGQYIDVDNVDNLSLAFQNIYDRIGDRTLLTERTGPMQDSSYYMILRVISFVLIGTAIGLSLGLVFDNRYLARSFGVGGSVAGLIAGLILESGLSGQSPEDGILRLLACLILAGLMVLFTWVIPIKENGLLQEGRHRPGHAGVITDGSRRKTNSSKGF
- a CDS encoding TRAFAC clade GTPase domain-containing protein, with amino-acid sequence MGIFDMFKKKPPQQPKPLFYDIVCPYCFEKFAPDEVVFRAGHHREDDENYALGEDDELNRYRERFGLDTVDDIEAIIHPNDIPEEHQIYSDNVLVGLNDRYGVVTRRRLCPKCHNELPVTSGKVPSNIISIVGASQVGKSVYMTSLIHTLQNTTADHFDAACMPLNAEISRKFRTLYEEPLFERGDLLASTQKEKMQEPFIFQFVFKDESKPPLTLVFFDVAGEGMVDQDYLGLHGQHIKNSSGILFMVDPLQIRSIREKIRMQFGDSENAWVSQYDEPRDVVLTMFGDFIAYQDKSKTDIPTAVVLTKSDMLHSLKDEEGEYIKSNSNVFNNMVHRKWLNLTEFENIDGEIRRFIEKVDRPFKGTMDVYFSNTAYFAVSALGSNPVNQKLQGVASPIRVDEPFIWLLYQLMYIEGREE
- a CDS encoding beta-mannanase, yielding MDADSSAPVIRELVHQVKDDRCTLRWFWPDGVQAVYIYRVASDQDVLDQPAIENLKLYTRDEYKANNGYHDRTQGVGGWVYTVFACSMDQGEPVLILQEDGQNRKQINTGKARIMYSLKQKRALFQKYKTIQMRVTTEVPISKDILCYVKKEGSYPSNKTDGTVYPFVQHFNPGRNTLPEIEVGKNDFVRIFFTDGPKYGQLYELMPE
- a CDS encoding transcription initiation factor TFIID, with translation MKEMLKKFAMDYAIAEDKLNGREDDQSSIHYPAVFVFIGDKVSEAIAPIMDIHDKKWDNSAGVMYIHIASEKDDPQVPQVHSSEGYSSPHPVSQSSVPTNNGAKGMDQVTHARLLRFELPHPTDATANSTANADAKDGVKKTRKELYTRFYEDNRHLIELNRILRKVSHNIADFGRMYSSFDRIHLSFITRVDDPLNVFIPEISLLSQSIFNQSFKSVQMDLYGLISEKEVETFGYSYSVGVAFLRELEHMQQSDYTFTANLHVTEDGISMPVVHSPSPLFELVYLLSDRNERGISSFDEMQDNYEIICHINLLKNRKQKDMQHQSSNRLYNNMSFKSNIKSDSGREGFVSAGFSRVKRPNQSIALTVLYHFYKQMVLRMKNGVQLNNKEKLAFFGIDPLELSQRVKSMMPDDGKIEEMTGIMMHQMSFNSLKRMSLLEAEHALYGEGCETYFRNNYTREIQAHNDQIGIGNEMALRVKKQMLDYPQIGFFQVAAWSADLDQSGSIVSDLRASIRDKVKELESAKAELGLCYQGIVEEQSFPRIPLMDKHNLRSFIRYLVDTVYRRKVYILQLETELRLYQRVEDELGRIHQHYKRQVEQMERLEGTLYTVAVESITTADDYIGQNILEYYDKVTEKVVRDIENKRGAAVFFEDRYLGNVTQLLEAGIEHWVSKLTQICRNNILTAEPFAQTFEEELLRRANVTIDYNNKQVLTKDDLFKKLYRTLEEHAAINLRLLDYTQEHRYEEKYFFGDSESEFIRYSLGADETSRIYKLGYVHEKRSSGVEKLNLMGGFHIEDLMYYRNGKLYYETYLQNGYEFHGLDPNILPELR
- a CDS encoding tubulin-like doman-containing protein, coding for MKPVVREHIQQLDVSLGGGIVSDKIRVDTIDNPILIIGLGGTGIDALLRLKYQINRRFKLPEDPSSKKKRDKPDNVEFLAFETNEQDRGKKYKGIGLDPINEFVLLSNAEIGGLLQNRSVLEPYITDWLSPEMSITDGMNGAAGVRQAGRLLLFTKINQVVQAIDKKIKTLSVGTNKKLMVFMLTGLSGGTGSGCFLDIAYIVRGIIERDHGSAGIDRVNTLGYLFTPDINLSNKSLSEHTREYIKKNGYAALKELDYWMNVDSRGERFQQRYGNILTVNSPLPPFNLCHLISATNMEGKLLENAYDYCMNVTAENITNFMASEEKASGEEFAIHDYISNIRTNIAQMNKMYPANYEYNIIGASSAVLPIEEMTTYLAFRLFGKMEKMFEKAPSQDDVETFARKLGIDLDTMVKTFESRVPEPLPGYENSERLSYSNVVKNQVINMDTELEQNFLARAREEYIKAKKQLPGEIIEQFTDQIRRIFLHPEQGPFYVSRLIYTEKGFSLLKMLLSYIETLRENLHRIPRDIEAASEQANERLGDAKSAFVSRDKKKNIYIEAKINEFWIQADVERTEQMIEFYEDLYELLNNENNRIYNVYTEILNALNTIFAKNGEILIQGDEQADHKGNKTYYWNLVSVPDISKVIGKMMENKDVDDLIRDFTLELLNHSNQWVREQEVDIISSISEFLGDKFGDLITRSMEDFLVMKYGNDESIEKLVERNIAGKLDEEAVPVFHLSNSSGNLYFPSWGFVSVPVGAPSILKGIRNYQDNSVGRSHFTVKESQVKNRIFWLNTKNGVPLFVYTPLKVYEESYERTILDKEGIGRHLVQTDKANWTYLPSPIPERSWGDTYLNTRVQSYNARVRSEFEKAMSLKVIMEKDIDQNTSNRFAVVMTKPFDLSEYLRGYDLQLESPKPNLGEVKRAWNELKRLLSQGLERVSSKDIFGSISEDLAKENLIRSPELIVSVREELAKYVMINAKATEFEQLMNQHEDDEKWFDQFIEALYTDTITKKGALYVYDRDPEEEAWEPFANLMKSQNYVEFDVFEHFRRLDEKNKSTLLRKATRRGTELTASEDISGLIAKLDELYEMFLNGRDQLEYEKIELANGEELYQFYKQMLSKLNDIRRKLK